In one Mycobacteroides chelonae genomic region, the following are encoded:
- the purN gene encoding phosphoribosylglycinamide formyltransferase yields the protein MTSPATLSGVSVSDSPRAGGSSEPTSPVEIAPSAPARVVVLASGTGSLLRSLLDAATNDFPARIVAVGTDRQCAAVDIATGAQLPSYTVRLSDYDSREEWDAAITDATAAHRPDLVVSAGFMKILGPRFLSQFLGRVINTHPALLPSFPGAHAVPDALAHGVKVTGCTVHLVDDGMDTGPILAQQAVAVHGDDDEASLHERIKVVERALLVDVLAAVATRGLIWNGRRASIK from the coding sequence GTGACCAGTCCGGCTACGCTCAGCGGCGTGTCGGTGTCGGATTCTCCTCGTGCGGGTGGCTCTTCGGAGCCCACGTCGCCCGTTGAGATCGCCCCATCTGCCCCGGCACGCGTCGTGGTCCTGGCCTCCGGCACCGGAAGCCTGCTGCGCTCCCTGCTTGACGCGGCTACGAATGACTTCCCGGCCCGGATCGTCGCCGTAGGCACCGACCGGCAATGCGCGGCCGTCGATATCGCCACCGGCGCGCAGCTGCCCAGCTACACCGTGCGGCTCTCCGACTACGACTCCCGTGAAGAATGGGATGCTGCCATCACCGACGCCACGGCCGCTCACCGGCCCGATCTGGTGGTCTCGGCCGGATTCATGAAGATACTTGGGCCACGGTTTCTTTCACAGTTCTTGGGGCGGGTCATCAACACCCATCCCGCGCTGTTGCCGTCGTTCCCAGGCGCGCATGCCGTCCCCGACGCTCTGGCGCATGGGGTCAAGGTGACCGGTTGCACGGTGCATCTGGTCGATGACGGGATGGACACCGGGCCGATCCTTGCCCAGCAGGCTGTCGCCGTGCACGGGGATGACGACGAGGCCAGCCTGCATGAACGTATCAAGGTAGTGGAACGCGCGCTGCTGGTAGATGTGCTGGCCGCGGTGGCCACCAGAGGTTTGATTTGGAACGGAAGAAGGGCCTCCATCAAGTGA
- the purH gene encoding bifunctional phosphoribosylaminoimidazolecarboxamide formyltransferase/IMP cyclohydrolase, producing MSTQRPVRRALISVYDKTGLEELASGLHAAGVELVSTGSTAKTIAAASIPVTPVEEVTGFPEVLDGRVKTLHPHVHAGVLADTRREEHLTQLEELGVKGFELVVVNLYPFAATVASGASEDECVEQIDIGGPSMVRAAAKNHPSVAVVVDPASYGAVLAAVDAGGFTLEARKILAAQAFRHTAEYDVAVAGWLSSVAEPEGAELPSWIGGTWTRSAVLRYGENPHQQAALYTGAAGHGLAQAEQLHGKEMSYNNYTDADAAWRAAWDQDKACAAIIKHANPCGIAVSDISIADAHLKAHECDPLSAFGGVIAVNREVSVEMAERVADIFTEVIVAPGYEDGAVEVLSRKKNVRLLRATPPQSGYTEWRQISGGLLVQERDALDAAGDDPANWTLVAGTAVDEDTLADLAFAWKVGRAVKSNAIVVASGGATIGVGMGQVNRVDAAKLAVSRGGDRVSGAVAASDAFFPFPDGLEVLTQAGVRAIVHPGGSMRDELVTDAAKAAGITLYTTGARHFAH from the coding sequence GTGAGTACGCAGCGACCCGTACGGCGGGCATTGATCAGTGTCTACGACAAGACCGGACTGGAAGAGCTCGCCAGCGGGCTGCACGCCGCCGGTGTGGAACTGGTATCCACCGGATCTACCGCGAAAACCATTGCTGCCGCGTCAATTCCGGTGACACCTGTGGAAGAGGTCACCGGGTTTCCGGAGGTGCTGGATGGCCGGGTGAAGACCTTGCATCCGCATGTGCACGCCGGCGTCTTGGCCGACACCCGCCGCGAGGAGCACCTGACCCAACTCGAGGAGCTGGGCGTCAAGGGCTTCGAGCTGGTGGTCGTGAACCTCTACCCGTTCGCCGCGACGGTGGCCTCGGGCGCCTCCGAGGACGAATGCGTCGAACAAATCGACATCGGTGGCCCCTCGATGGTGCGTGCCGCCGCCAAAAACCACCCGAGCGTGGCGGTGGTTGTGGACCCCGCTTCATACGGTGCGGTGCTGGCTGCGGTCGATGCCGGGGGATTCACCCTGGAGGCGCGGAAGATTCTGGCGGCCCAGGCATTCCGCCACACTGCCGAGTATGACGTGGCGGTCGCCGGCTGGCTGTCATCCGTGGCGGAGCCCGAGGGTGCCGAGTTGCCCTCATGGATCGGCGGCACGTGGACTCGTTCGGCGGTGCTGCGTTACGGGGAGAACCCGCACCAGCAGGCTGCCCTCTACACCGGTGCCGCCGGGCATGGCCTGGCGCAGGCGGAGCAGCTGCACGGAAAAGAGATGTCGTACAACAACTACACGGACGCCGACGCCGCCTGGCGCGCCGCGTGGGACCAGGACAAGGCCTGCGCCGCCATCATCAAGCATGCCAATCCGTGCGGTATCGCGGTGTCGGACATCTCGATCGCCGATGCGCATCTCAAGGCACACGAATGCGATCCACTGAGTGCCTTCGGCGGCGTCATCGCGGTCAACCGCGAGGTGAGCGTGGAGATGGCCGAGCGGGTCGCCGACATTTTCACCGAGGTAATTGTGGCCCCGGGTTACGAGGACGGCGCCGTGGAGGTGCTGAGCCGCAAGAAGAACGTGCGTCTGCTGCGTGCGACGCCGCCCCAGTCCGGGTACACCGAATGGCGCCAGATCAGCGGTGGCCTGCTCGTGCAGGAGCGCGACGCGCTCGACGCCGCGGGTGACGATCCGGCCAACTGGACATTGGTGGCTGGTACCGCTGTGGACGAGGACACGTTGGCGGACTTGGCGTTTGCCTGGAAGGTGGGGCGGGCCGTCAAGTCCAACGCGATCGTCGTGGCCTCCGGTGGTGCCACCATCGGTGTCGGAATGGGACAGGTCAACCGGGTAGACGCCGCCAAGCTGGCGGTGTCTCGTGGCGGGGATCGAGTCTCCGGCGCGGTAGCGGCCTCGGACGCCTTCTTCCCGTTCCCGGATGGCCTGGAGGTGCTGACGCAGGCCGGAGTTCGAGCGATCGTGCATCCGGGCGGTTCCATGCGCGACGAGTTGGTGACCGATGCTGCTAAGGCTGCCGGAATCACGTTGTACACCACTGGAGCACGTCACTTCGCCCATTAG
- a CDS encoding ABC transporter ATP-binding protein/permease, translating to MVQPSLDWPGEPLRSLVWTLQAWAVTMVVFLAVAFAIARFTQWGQQFWRVNAPFFRGRDSWRTWALLAFIMWHTVYMARVTVIFTYQYKDLMNALQVGSEALVTHNSALLADARQAFFTSFAISGILVALTVTYTVVDFFLRRVFAIRWRVWLNTRLVDDWMSKDAFYRNRFLDVPVENPDQRIQIDIETHTTKSVDLTLGAVNKTLLIVMFTGVLWQLSGPLLLWGIEIPRAMVFIAFVFSITVTVIAFWIGRPLVRLNFLNERFSASFRYALVRLRDSSERVAFYRGGERERRLLHSRFGEIIANMWRIVYAQLRLNGWNRGIGDVTTGMIPYIVQAPRFFTGQIKVGDLLQTVAAFGNVCGAMSFFRDSYDEFTVYRAALLRIDQMLDSDHRARELPRINVAGSDDALILTDVQVRDLQGLDMIADLNLTLTAGDSVVVKGPSGCGKTTLLRSLAQLWPQASGLVERPDGWATLFLPQLPYLPLGNLRETVVYPLPVEDVTDEELKQALRDVSLGHLTERLDQEADWAAVLSLGEQQRVSFVRVLLVRPTVVFLDESTSALDEGLEDAMYALVRERLPDCVVVSVGHRSTIDRHHRSRLQLTGSGAWELSPV from the coding sequence ATGGTTCAGCCCAGTTTGGATTGGCCGGGCGAGCCATTGCGCTCTCTGGTGTGGACGCTGCAAGCCTGGGCGGTCACCATGGTGGTATTCCTTGCGGTGGCTTTCGCTATCGCCCGGTTTACCCAATGGGGACAGCAATTCTGGCGAGTCAACGCGCCCTTCTTCCGGGGGCGTGACAGTTGGCGCACGTGGGCATTGCTGGCATTCATCATGTGGCACACGGTGTACATGGCACGCGTGACGGTGATCTTCACGTACCAGTACAAGGACCTGATGAATGCGCTGCAGGTCGGCTCGGAGGCGCTCGTCACCCACAACTCGGCGCTATTGGCCGATGCGCGCCAGGCGTTCTTCACCTCATTCGCGATCAGCGGCATTCTCGTGGCGCTCACGGTCACCTACACCGTGGTCGATTTCTTCCTGCGTAGGGTGTTCGCCATTCGGTGGCGGGTGTGGCTCAACACGCGGCTCGTCGACGACTGGATGAGCAAGGACGCCTTCTACCGCAACCGTTTTCTGGATGTTCCGGTGGAGAACCCCGACCAGCGGATCCAGATCGACATCGAGACGCACACCACCAAATCGGTGGATCTGACGCTCGGTGCGGTGAATAAGACACTGCTGATCGTCATGTTCACCGGGGTGCTGTGGCAGCTCTCGGGTCCGCTGTTGTTGTGGGGAATTGAGATACCCCGAGCCATGGTCTTCATCGCGTTCGTGTTCTCGATCACGGTGACCGTCATCGCATTCTGGATCGGCCGTCCATTGGTGCGGCTGAACTTCTTGAACGAACGGTTCAGCGCGAGTTTCCGGTACGCACTGGTGCGGCTGCGCGATAGCTCCGAACGGGTGGCCTTCTACCGGGGCGGCGAACGTGAACGACGGCTACTGCATTCACGTTTCGGTGAGATCATCGCAAACATGTGGCGCATCGTGTACGCACAGCTGCGCCTCAACGGATGGAACCGCGGTATCGGCGACGTGACCACCGGCATGATCCCGTACATCGTGCAGGCGCCTCGATTCTTCACCGGCCAAATCAAAGTCGGGGACCTGTTGCAGACCGTCGCCGCATTCGGAAACGTCTGTGGCGCAATGTCCTTCTTCCGAGACAGTTATGACGAATTCACCGTCTACCGGGCCGCGCTCCTGCGTATCGATCAGATGCTCGACAGCGACCATCGTGCCCGCGAACTGCCGCGGATCAATGTGGCCGGCTCCGACGACGCCCTGATACTCACCGATGTCCAGGTCCGCGATCTGCAGGGGCTGGACATGATCGCGGACCTCAACCTCACGCTGACCGCAGGTGACAGTGTCGTGGTCAAGGGCCCGTCGGGCTGTGGGAAGACCACCTTGCTGCGCAGCCTGGCGCAGCTGTGGCCACAGGCCTCCGGACTGGTCGAGCGCCCCGACGGGTGGGCGACCCTGTTCCTGCCGCAGCTGCCGTATCTGCCGTTGGGCAACCTGCGCGAAACGGTGGTGTATCCGCTTCCCGTGGAAGATGTTACGGACGAGGAGCTCAAGCAGGCGCTGCGCGATGTCTCGCTCGGGCATCTGACCGAGCGGCTGGATCAGGAAGCCGACTGGGCCGCCGTGCTCTCGCTGGGGGAGCAGCAGCGGGTGTCCTTCGTCAGGGTGCTGCTGGTGCGTCCCACGGTGGTGTTCCTCGACGAGTCGACCTCGGCTCTGGACGAGGGGCTGGAGGATGCGATGTATGCGCTGGTGCGAGAACGGCTACCCGACTGTGTGGTTGTCAGCGTGGGGCACAGGTCGACGATCGACCGTCACCACCGGTCGCGGTTGCAGCTGACCGGCAGCGGCGCATGGGAGCTCTCGCCGGTGTGA
- a CDS encoding cupin domain-containing protein, translating into MFVEDSRWRQFVGEWAPGYEETVFLPGLVTDPSVISGRIAAAVATATAAGGKGLRLRGFRGSEFDFKLTERLARTAPQGAQPLTEWLAENADDRPACVAINDVSSWDLGLGAFAQALVRSLVPGRDLVSGADIYTFIADVEWTPFGIHKDDEPSLIFHLGPGVKELWVWPADGIDHHQLFENPSLGKVSFDFDRLLPGAHRYTLTPGDFICIPRGRYHLFRNAGPSVFLGVTLFPPNIRKSFSDWMIDHFGAQLDAAHEPRSFDDLRRLVLNTLGDPEAMSGLATAMELAAAKQRTAGYLRPPKVAALRTGDAPAGVPLGWAYPAVVQSIVGADRTHLVARGRDIAFGGAVNLDGLLALSGEFTLDDLDAVLASELDVDRRRQIVNTLWRFGAFDAVSALPSTHAACAASA; encoded by the coding sequence GTGTTCGTCGAAGACTCTCGCTGGCGTCAGTTTGTCGGGGAGTGGGCCCCCGGGTACGAAGAAACGGTCTTCCTTCCCGGATTGGTGACAGACCCGAGTGTGATCAGCGGCCGGATCGCCGCGGCGGTGGCTACGGCGACCGCCGCAGGTGGAAAAGGGTTGCGACTACGCGGATTCCGGGGCAGTGAATTCGACTTCAAGCTCACCGAGCGGCTTGCGCGTACCGCTCCGCAAGGCGCGCAGCCGTTGACCGAATGGCTCGCCGAGAATGCCGACGACCGTCCGGCATGTGTCGCCATCAACGACGTCTCCTCATGGGATCTGGGCCTTGGCGCGTTCGCTCAGGCCCTGGTGCGCAGCCTTGTTCCGGGACGAGATCTGGTGTCCGGCGCCGATATCTACACGTTTATCGCCGATGTGGAGTGGACTCCCTTCGGGATACACAAGGACGACGAGCCATCGCTGATCTTCCATCTGGGCCCTGGTGTGAAGGAACTCTGGGTGTGGCCCGCCGATGGAATCGACCACCACCAGTTGTTCGAGAACCCGTCGTTGGGCAAGGTCTCGTTTGACTTCGACCGACTGCTGCCCGGAGCGCACCGCTACACCCTGACTCCGGGTGACTTCATATGCATTCCCCGGGGGCGCTATCACCTGTTCCGCAATGCCGGCCCTTCTGTCTTTCTGGGAGTTACACTCTTCCCGCCCAACATCCGGAAGTCGTTCTCGGACTGGATGATCGACCATTTCGGCGCGCAATTGGACGCGGCACACGAGCCGCGCAGCTTCGATGACCTCCGCCGGCTGGTGCTCAACACGCTCGGCGACCCCGAAGCGATGTCGGGGCTGGCGACAGCCATGGAACTGGCGGCGGCCAAACAGCGCACCGCCGGGTATCTGCGGCCCCCTAAGGTGGCGGCCTTGCGCACCGGTGATGCCCCTGCGGGTGTCCCGCTCGGCTGGGCCTACCCCGCGGTGGTGCAATCAATCGTCGGTGCGGATCGGACTCATCTGGTGGCCCGTGGCCGGGACATAGCGTTCGGCGGCGCGGTGAATCTTGACGGACTCCTAGCGCTGTCCGGCGAGTTCACCCTGGATGATCTTGATGCCGTCCTGGCATCAGAACTGGATGTCGATCGGCGCCGTCAGATTGTGAATACGCTGTGGCGCTTCGGTGCTTTCGACGCTGTCAGCGCTCTTCCATCGACTCACGCCGCTTGCGCCGCTTCCGCTTGA
- a CDS encoding DUF1707 SHOCT-like domain-containing protein, whose translation MSNLPERVTASMRAADADRMRVAQLLSDAAAQGRLELSEFEERLTKVYSANTYGELDQLSADLPAVATAQVRGKDSKPAPSTVLMAIMSGFERRGRWNVPGKLTSFALWGGGVLDLRYADFTSNEVEIRSFSIMGGQTILLPPEVNVDVRGVAVMGGFDHSASGTGVQGAPHVTVKGFSLWGGVNVKRKRRKRRESMEER comes from the coding sequence ATGAGCAACCTCCCTGAGCGGGTTACCGCATCGATGCGGGCCGCAGACGCCGATCGCATGCGTGTCGCGCAGCTGTTATCCGACGCAGCGGCGCAGGGGCGGCTGGAGCTCTCCGAATTCGAGGAACGCCTCACCAAGGTGTACTCGGCAAACACATACGGTGAACTTGATCAGCTCAGCGCCGACCTGCCCGCCGTCGCTACCGCCCAGGTTCGAGGTAAAGACAGCAAGCCAGCACCATCAACGGTGCTGATGGCGATCATGAGTGGATTTGAACGACGGGGCCGCTGGAACGTGCCCGGCAAGCTCACTTCATTCGCGCTGTGGGGTGGCGGCGTGCTGGACCTGCGTTACGCCGACTTCACTTCCAACGAGGTCGAGATCCGCTCGTTCTCCATCATGGGTGGCCAGACGATCCTCCTGCCACCAGAGGTCAATGTGGATGTCCGGGGCGTCGCCGTGATGGGTGGCTTCGATCACTCGGCGAGCGGCACCGGGGTACAGGGCGCACCACATGTGACGGTCAAGGGGTTCTCGCTGTGGGGCGGGGTAAACGTCAAGCGGAAGCGGCGCAAGCGGCGTGAGTCGATGGAAGAGCGCTGA
- a CDS encoding enoyl-CoA hydratase family protein, translating to MSDTLVQYEVDGRAARLTLDSPHNRNALSSGLVRQLREGLQRAAADKTVRAVVLTHTGNTFCAGADLSESSAASSDPQDVAKDRAGQLTALLRDILELPLPVVIAVNGHVRAGGFGLVGAADIAVAGPDSTFALTEARIGVAPSIISLTLLPRLTGRAAARYFVTGEKFDARVAAEIGLVTKSVDSSEAVEAAVTSLVDDIALGSPQGLAESKKLTTAPILADFDARAVELTETSARLFVSPEAQEGMLSFLQKRPPAWQV from the coding sequence ATGAGTGACACTCTCGTCCAGTACGAGGTGGACGGTCGCGCCGCCCGTCTGACGCTCGACTCACCGCATAACCGCAACGCGTTGTCCAGCGGCTTGGTGCGGCAATTACGAGAGGGGCTGCAGCGCGCCGCCGCCGACAAAACGGTGCGCGCCGTGGTGCTCACCCATACTGGCAACACGTTCTGCGCGGGCGCCGATCTGTCGGAGAGCTCAGCGGCATCATCCGATCCCCAGGATGTCGCCAAGGATCGGGCGGGCCAACTCACCGCATTGTTGCGCGACATCCTGGAGCTGCCGCTACCGGTCGTCATCGCCGTCAACGGCCATGTGCGAGCCGGCGGCTTCGGCCTCGTCGGTGCCGCCGATATCGCGGTGGCAGGACCCGACAGCACCTTCGCACTGACCGAGGCGCGCATCGGCGTGGCGCCGTCGATCATCTCGCTGACACTGCTGCCGCGCCTCACCGGCCGCGCTGCCGCGCGCTACTTCGTCACCGGCGAGAAGTTCGACGCACGGGTGGCCGCGGAAATCGGGTTGGTGACCAAGTCCGTCGACAGCTCCGAAGCAGTCGAGGCGGCAGTGACGTCATTGGTCGATGACATCGCGCTCGGTTCGCCCCAGGGGCTGGCGGAGTCCAAGAAGCTCACCACCGCGCCGATCCTCGCCGATTTCGATGCTCGTGCAGTCGAGTTGACGGAAACGTCGGCGCGTCTGTTCGTCTCGCCGGAGGCGCAGGAGGGCATGTTGTCGTTCCTCCAAAAGCGTCCTCCCGCCTGGCAAGTGTGA
- a CDS encoding acyl-CoA dehydrogenase family protein — MTQTNPYVESDERKALRQAVASLAGSYGHEYYLEKSKTHAHLNELWDEAGKLGFLGVNIPEEYGGGGAGMYELGLVFEELSAAGCPLLMMVVSPAINATIIARYGTDEQKKNWLPSMADGTFTMAFAITEPDAGSNSHNIITTAKRDGGDWILNGRKVFISGVDQANAVLVVARTEEAKTGKLKPALFVVPTDTKGFEYTPIDMELTLPERQFQVFLDDVRVPGNALVGSEDAALMQLFAGLNPERIMGAASGVGLTRLALSKATDYVKTRQVWKTPIGAHQAIAHPLAEIKVELELAKLMMQKAATLYDHGDDWGAAEAANMAKYAAADVACRAADRAVQSLGGNGLTSEYAVAPLLNLSRFGRIAPVSREMILNFVAQTSLGLPRSY; from the coding sequence ATGACGCAGACCAATCCGTACGTAGAGTCCGACGAGCGCAAGGCGCTGCGCCAGGCGGTGGCCTCGCTCGCCGGTAGCTACGGCCACGAGTACTACCTGGAGAAGTCCAAGACCCACGCACACCTGAACGAGCTGTGGGATGAGGCAGGAAAGCTCGGCTTCCTGGGAGTGAACATTCCGGAGGAGTACGGCGGCGGCGGCGCCGGCATGTACGAGCTCGGGCTCGTGTTCGAGGAGCTTTCGGCGGCCGGGTGTCCCCTGCTGATGATGGTCGTCTCCCCCGCCATCAATGCCACGATCATCGCCCGCTACGGCACCGATGAGCAGAAAAAGAACTGGCTGCCCTCGATGGCCGACGGCACCTTCACCATGGCGTTCGCCATCACCGAACCCGACGCCGGCTCGAACTCCCACAACATCATCACCACCGCCAAGCGCGACGGCGGCGACTGGATTCTCAACGGGCGCAAGGTCTTCATCTCCGGCGTCGACCAGGCCAACGCCGTGCTGGTGGTGGCGCGCACCGAGGAGGCCAAGACCGGCAAGCTCAAGCCGGCGCTGTTCGTGGTGCCTACCGACACCAAGGGATTCGAGTACACACCCATCGATATGGAGCTCACGCTCCCGGAACGGCAGTTCCAGGTGTTCCTCGACGACGTGCGCGTGCCGGGTAATGCGCTCGTCGGCTCCGAGGATGCCGCGCTGATGCAGCTGTTCGCCGGTTTGAATCCCGAGCGAATCATGGGCGCCGCCAGCGGGGTTGGCCTCACCCGGCTCGCGCTGAGCAAGGCCACCGACTACGTCAAGACGCGCCAGGTGTGGAAGACACCGATCGGCGCACACCAGGCCATTGCGCACCCGCTCGCCGAGATCAAGGTCGAGCTGGAGCTGGCCAAGCTCATGATGCAGAAGGCCGCCACCCTGTACGACCACGGCGACGACTGGGGCGCAGCGGAGGCGGCCAACATGGCCAAGTACGCCGCGGCGGACGTGGCCTGCCGGGCCGCCGACCGGGCCGTGCAGTCCTTGGGCGGCAATGGATTGACCTCTGAATACGCCGTGGCGCCGCTGTTGAACCTGTCGCGCTTCGGGCGTATTGCCCCGGTGAGCCGGGAGATGATCCTCAACTTCGTCGCGCAGACATCGCTCGGCCTGCCCCGCTCGTACTAA
- a CDS encoding acetyl/propionyl/methylcrotonyl-CoA carboxylase subunit alpha — protein sequence MTAPSITSVLVANRGEIARRVFATCRKLGLGTVAVYSDADADSPHVSEADAAVHLPGTSSAETYLRGELIIAAAKATGADAIHPGYGFLSENADFARAVADAGLTWIGPPVTAIESMGSKIESKKLMEAAGVPVLGQLDPDTVTADQLPVLVKASAGGGGRGMRIVSDLDKLPAEIAAAQREAQSAFGDPTVFCERYLGTGRHIEVQVMADSHGTVWAVGERECSIQRRHQKVIEEAPSPLVTRIDGMRERLFEASRTAAATIGYVGAGTMEFLATEDGEFFFLEMNTRLQVEHPVTECTTGLDLVLLQIQVSEGGRLDPEPPAIHGHSIEARLYAENPAAEWQPQSGTVRRFDIPGASAEFQLPGHPGRNGIRLDSTIVDGSVVSVHYDPMLAKVITVAPTRTEAARLLASTLERARIHGLTTNRDLLVNVLRHPAFLAGDTDTSFLNKHGLDILAKPLADEAAHQYSALAAALADAAANRASAVACAALPSGWRNLASGFQTKEFAVGESVISVRYRLTRSGLELDGDWPSIDLVSATPDHVALVIDGVRRGFDVSFYGATVDVDSPLGPVALAVVPRFTDPSTEVAAGSLIAPMPGVVLRVGAAVGDTVTAGTPIVWLEAMKMEHTIVAPADGVLEILNVEPGQQVELGTVLAQLAAEANTEGEPT from the coding sequence ATGACTGCGCCTTCGATCACCTCTGTTCTGGTCGCCAACCGCGGCGAGATCGCCCGCCGCGTCTTCGCCACCTGCCGCAAGCTTGGGCTCGGAACTGTCGCCGTCTATTCGGACGCCGACGCCGACAGCCCACATGTGTCCGAGGCCGATGCCGCGGTGCACCTACCCGGCACCTCCAGCGCAGAGACCTACCTGCGCGGTGAGCTCATCATCGCCGCGGCCAAGGCCACCGGCGCCGACGCAATCCATCCCGGTTACGGATTCCTCTCCGAGAATGCCGATTTCGCTCGCGCGGTGGCGGACGCCGGCCTTACCTGGATCGGCCCGCCGGTCACGGCAATCGAGTCGATGGGCTCGAAGATCGAGTCCAAGAAACTCATGGAAGCCGCCGGCGTGCCGGTGCTGGGCCAGCTCGACCCCGACACCGTCACCGCCGATCAGCTTCCGGTGCTCGTCAAGGCCTCCGCCGGTGGCGGTGGCCGTGGTATGCGGATCGTGTCAGATCTCGACAAACTTCCCGCTGAAATCGCTGCCGCACAACGGGAAGCCCAATCCGCATTCGGGGACCCGACGGTCTTCTGCGAGCGCTACCTGGGCACCGGCCGGCACATCGAAGTCCAGGTGATGGCCGACAGCCACGGCACGGTGTGGGCCGTGGGTGAGCGCGAGTGCTCCATCCAGCGCCGTCACCAGAAGGTCATCGAGGAAGCACCCTCGCCCTTGGTGACCCGAATCGACGGCATGCGCGAGCGGCTCTTCGAGGCGTCACGTACCGCCGCGGCGACAATCGGTTATGTGGGCGCGGGCACCATGGAATTCCTGGCCACCGAAGACGGCGAGTTCTTCTTCCTCGAGATGAACACCCGCCTGCAGGTGGAGCACCCGGTGACCGAGTGCACCACCGGTCTGGACTTGGTGCTGTTGCAGATTCAGGTGTCCGAAGGCGGACGGCTCGATCCGGAACCTCCTGCGATCCACGGTCATTCGATCGAGGCGCGGCTGTATGCGGAGAATCCGGCCGCCGAGTGGCAACCGCAAAGCGGCACCGTGCGGCGCTTCGACATACCTGGGGCCAGTGCGGAATTCCAGCTGCCTGGACATCCGGGGCGCAACGGGATCCGCTTGGACTCGACCATTGTCGACGGCAGCGTGGTGTCGGTGCACTACGACCCGATGCTTGCGAAGGTCATCACGGTGGCGCCGACGCGCACCGAGGCCGCCCGGCTGCTGGCCTCGACGCTGGAACGCGCGCGGATACACGGGCTGACCACCAACCGTGATCTGTTGGTCAACGTGTTGCGTCACCCCGCGTTCCTCGCCGGTGACACCGACACGTCATTCCTGAACAAGCACGGCCTGGACATCCTTGCCAAACCGCTGGCTGATGAGGCGGCGCACCAGTACTCGGCGCTTGCCGCGGCACTTGCCGACGCGGCCGCGAACCGGGCCTCGGCGGTAGCCTGCGCGGCCCTTCCAAGCGGCTGGCGCAACCTGGCGTCCGGCTTCCAGACCAAGGAATTCGCGGTCGGCGAGAGCGTCATCTCGGTGCGGTATCGCCTGACCCGGTCCGGCCTGGAGCTGGATGGCGACTGGCCATCCATTGACTTGGTCTCGGCGACACCGGATCACGTGGCGCTCGTCATTGACGGCGTCCGGCGTGGATTCGACGTGTCCTTCTACGGGGCAACTGTGGACGTCGACTCCCCACTCGGTCCGGTGGCACTGGCCGTGGTGCCCCGATTCACCGACCCCAGCACCGAGGTGGCGGCGGGCTCGCTCATCGCGCCGATGCCAGGAGTGGTGCTGCGGGTGGGTGCCGCGGTGGGAGACACCGTCACCGCGGGTACACCCATTGTCTGGCTGGAGGCCATGAAGATGGAGCACACCATCGTCGCCCCCGCCGACGGCGTTCTAGAGATCCTCAATGTCGAACCGGGACAACAGGTCGAGCTCGGCACCGTACTAGCCCAGTTGGCCGCGGAGGCCAATACCGAAGGAGAGCCCACATGA